One Actinomycetes bacterium genomic window, CTCCGAGCCCACGACGCCGCAGCCCAGCAGCGCCACCCGCAGTGGCTGCCCGCCCATCGCCTGCTCCGTTCCTCGTGGTGTGCGGCCGCGTGGTGGTGCCCGAGTGCTCGCGTCGCCGACCGCGGCTGGCCAGGCTACCGCCCGGTACCGCCCGGCCCGTCGTCCGAGTCCCCCACGTCCTCCAGCCGCAGCAGGTCCTCGACCGTCTCCCGGCGGATGACCACCCGGGCAACGCCGTCGCGGACGGCGATGACGGGGGGCCGGCCCAGCAGGTTGTAGTTCGACGCCATGGACCGGCAGTAGGCGCCGGTGGCCGCCACCGCGAGCAGGTCACCGGGGGCCAGGTCGGCGGGCAGGTGGGCGTCGCGCACGACGATGTCACCGCTCTCGCAGTGCTTGCCCACCACCCGGGAGAGCATCGGCGCCGCGGCCGAGGTCCGGGACACCAGGGCGCACGTGTAGTCGGCGTCGTACAAGGCGGTGCGGATGTTGTCGGACATCCCGCCGTCCACGCTGACGTAGGTGCGCAGCCCGTCGACGTCCTTGATGGTGCCGACCTCGTAAAGGGTGACCATGGACGGCCCGACGATCGCCCGACCCGGCTCGACCGCCAGCCGTGGCCGGGCCAGTCCGGCGGCCGCGCACTCACGGTCGACGATCACGCGCAGCCGCTCGGCGACGTCCGTGGCCGGCATCGGGTCGTCGCCCTCGACGTACGCGACGCCTAGGCCACCGCCCAGGTCCAGCTCGGCCAGCTCGACGCCGTGGTCGTCGCGGATGGCGGCGGCCAGCCCGACCACCCGGTGAGCTGCCACCTCGAAGCCCGAGGTGTCGAAGATCTGCGAGCCGATGTGCGAGTGCAGGCCCATGAGCTCCAGCGCGGGCAGCGCGAGCACCCGGCGCACCGCCTCGGCCGCCGCGCCGCTGGCCAGCGAGAAGCCGAACTTCTGGTCCTCGTGCGCGGTGGCGATGAACTCGTGGGTGTGCGCCTCGACGCCGACGGTGACCCGGACCAGCACCTTGGCCCGGACCCTGCGCTGCTCGGCCAGTGCGGCCAGCCGGACGATCTCCTCGAAGGAGTCGAGGACGATGCGGGCCACCCCGGCGTCCAGGGCCTGGGCCAGCTCGGCGACGGACTTGTTGTTGCCGTGCACGATGACCCGCTCGGCCGGGAAGCCGGCGGCCATGGCCACGGTCAGCTCACCGCCACTGCTCACGTCGAGGGAGAGGCCCTCCTCCTCGACCCAGCGGGCCATCGCCGTGCACAGGAACGCCTTGGCCGCGTAGTAGACCTCGGCATCCGGCCAGGCCGCCCGCCACTCGCGCATCCGGGCCCGCAGGTCAGCCTCGTCGAGCACGTACGCGGGCGTGCCGTAGGTCTCGGCCAGGTCGCGCACGTCGACGCCGCCGAGCCGGAGCGCGCCGTGCCCCGGCTGTCGCTCCGTGGTGGTCGGCCAGACCACCGGGTCGAGCGCGTTCAGGTCGGACGGCGGCTGCAGCACCCCGTGCTCGGCGAGCACGTCCGCGTGCCGCGGCCCCGCCGGGTGCGCCCTCACCCCTCCCCCACCCCCATCTGCATGAAGGGTCCCTTCTGTGCGTACAGCCGAAGTTTCGGGACCTCCATGGCGAAGGCACCGGTCACATGCGGGCGGGGGCTTCGACGCCGAGCAGGTCGAGGCCGTTGGCGATGACCTGCCGGGTGGCCGCGCACAGCAGCAGCCGGGCCCGGTTGAGGTCGGTGACCGGCTCATCGCCCATGGGCAGCACCCGGCAGGCGTCGTAGAACCGGTGGTAGGCGCCCGCGAGGTCCTCCAGGTAGCGCGCCACCCGGTGCGGCTCGCGCAGCTCGGCAGACGAGGCCACCACGCGGGGGAACTCACCCAACGCGCCCAGCAGGTCACCCTCCCGGTCGTGGGTGAGCAGCTCAGGACGGAAGCCGTCCGGGACGACCGCGATGCCCAGCTCCTCGGCATTGCGCAGCACCGAGGAGATCCGGGCGTGCGCGTACTGCACGTAGTAGACCGGGTTCTCGTTGGTCCGCGCGGTCATGACCTCGAGGTCAAGGGTCAGCGGCGAGTCCGCAGGGTACCGGCACAGCGAGTAGCGGGCCGCGTCGACGCCGGCCTCCTCAGCCAGGTCCTCCAGCGTGACGATGGTGCCCGCCCGCTTGGACAGCTTGAGCTCCTCCCCACCCTTGAGGATCTTGACCATCTGGCCGATCAGGACCTCGATGTGCGTGTCCGGGTCGTCGCCGGCGCACGCGGCCACCGCGCGCAGCCGGTTCACGTAGCCGTGGTGGTCGGCGCCGAGCAGGTAGATGCAGACGTCGAAGCCGCGCTCCCGCTTGTCCACGTAGTAGGCCGTGTCCGACGCGAAGTACGTCGGCTCGCCGTCTGCCCTGATGAGGACGCGGTCCTTGTCGTCATCGAAGTCGGTGGTGCGCAGCCAGACGGCGCCGTCCTGCTCGAAGACATGCCCCTGGGCGCGCAGCCGCTCGAGACCGTGCTCGACCGCCCCCGACGAGTGCAGTGACCGCTCGGAGTACCAGACGTCGAAGTGCGTCCGGAACAGGTCGAGGACCTCCCGCTGCTGCCGCAGCTGCCGCTCGTAGCCCTCCTCCCGGAACGCCTCCATCTGCGCGGACTCCGGGAGGTCGAGCAGCTCCGGCCGGTCGGCCACGATGGCCGCCGCCAGGTCACTGACGTACGCGCCGTGGTACCCCTCGGCCGGCACCGGCCGGCCGTGCGCCGCTGCCATGATCGACTCACCGAACCGGTCCATCTGGACGCCGCGGTCGTTGACGTAGAACTCGCGCGTGACCTCGGCACCCGCCGCGGCCAGCACCCGGGCGATCGCGTCCCCCACGGCCGCCCACCGGGTGTGCCCGAGGTGCAGCGGACCGGTCGGGTTGGCGCTAATGAACTCCATGTTGACCCGCTGGCCTGCGAGTGTGTCGCTCTGGCCGAACGCCGACCCGGCCCGGACGACCACCCGCGCGATCTCCCCCTGGGCCGCATCGTCGAGCACCACGTTGAGGAACCCGGGGCCGGCGACGTCCACCCGGGCCACCCCGTTGACCTCGGCCAGCCGGCCGGCCAGCAGCTCGGCGACCTGCCGCGGCGGCCGGCCAGTTGGGCGGGCCAGCTGCAGCGCGATGTTGGTCGCGTAGTCGCCGTGCTCCCTGACCTTCGGGCGCTCGACCGAGACCGAAGCGGGCAGGTCGTCGGGCGACAGGGCCAGGGCGCCGTCGGCTACGGCGGAACGGACGGCGGCCAGTACCGCGTCGGCAAGCTCCTCGGGGGTCACACGGACAAGGCTATCGGCGGCCGTCCAACCGAATTCTCCGGTGGCACCTCGCCCGTCCGCTCAGCCCTCGTCGAGGCCCAGCAGCCGGCGCACGGTGGCCACCAGCTCCGCCGGGTCGAACGGCTTGGTCAGGTAGGCGTCCACCCCGGCCGCCCTGCCCCGCGTGACGTCCGACTCCTGGGCCCGGGCGGTCACCATGAGCAGCGGGATCTCCCGGGTGTCGGCCCGGGCCCGCAGAGCGGTCGCCGTGCTGATCCCGTCCAGGTTCGGCATGACGACGTCCAGCGTGATCAGGTCGGGATCGACGGCGGCGA contains:
- the argS gene encoding arginine--tRNA ligase; this encodes MTPEELADAVLAAVRSAVADGALALSPDDLPASVSVERPKVREHGDYATNIALQLARPTGRPPRQVAELLAGRLAEVNGVARVDVAGPGFLNVVLDDAAQGEIARVVVRAGSAFGQSDTLAGQRVNMEFISANPTGPLHLGHTRWAAVGDAIARVLAAAGAEVTREFYVNDRGVQMDRFGESIMAAAHGRPVPAEGYHGAYVSDLAAAIVADRPELLDLPESAQMEAFREEGYERQLRQQREVLDLFRTHFDVWYSERSLHSSGAVEHGLERLRAQGHVFEQDGAVWLRTTDFDDDKDRVLIRADGEPTYFASDTAYYVDKRERGFDVCIYLLGADHHGYVNRLRAVAACAGDDPDTHIEVLIGQMVKILKGGEELKLSKRAGTIVTLEDLAEEAGVDAARYSLCRYPADSPLTLDLEVMTARTNENPVYYVQYAHARISSVLRNAEELGIAVVPDGFRPELLTHDREGDLLGALGEFPRVVASSAELREPHRVARYLEDLAGAYHRFYDACRVLPMGDEPVTDLNRARLLLCAATRQVIANGLDLLGVEAPARM
- the lysA gene encoding diaminopimelate decarboxylase, whose product is MRAHPAGPRHADVLAEHGVLQPPSDLNALDPVVWPTTTERQPGHGALRLGGVDVRDLAETYGTPAYVLDEADLRARMREWRAAWPDAEVYYAAKAFLCTAMARWVEEEGLSLDVSSGGELTVAMAAGFPAERVIVHGNNKSVAELAQALDAGVARIVLDSFEEIVRLAALAEQRRVRAKVLVRVTVGVEAHTHEFIATAHEDQKFGFSLASGAAAEAVRRVLALPALELMGLHSHIGSQIFDTSGFEVAAHRVVGLAAAIRDDHGVELAELDLGGGLGVAYVEGDDPMPATDVAERLRVIVDRECAAAGLARPRLAVEPGRAIVGPSMVTLYEVGTIKDVDGLRTYVSVDGGMSDNIRTALYDADYTCALVSRTSAAAPMLSRVVGKHCESGDIVVRDAHLPADLAPGDLLAVAATGAYCRSMASNYNLLGRPPVIAVRDGVARVVIRRETVEDLLRLEDVGDSDDGPGGTGR
- a CDS encoding response regulator; translated protein: MSRPPRVLVVDDSDAVRSLIRVNLELEGFEVVTACDGQQALDEVAAVDPDLITLDVVMPNLDGISTATALRARADTREIPLLMVTARAQESDVTRGRAAGVDAYLTKPFDPAELVATVRRLLGLDEG